The following are from one region of the Rhodopirellula sp. P2 genome:
- a CDS encoding DUF1592 domain-containing protein: MLSPHLFRWLIACALLHSWCGVQAEGAQRIDPVGFLESYCIDCHTTDDPAGERDLESLNLGESDFDTQLLLQEAIDELTLRSMPPEDGDQPSQEERLAAIDALTQRLTQMRQEVTSTNGRTVLRRLTRREYRETVANLLNIDMTMFDPTLEFPADNLSAHFDNVGDTLVMSGHLLERYLDAADQCVTKAMGPSERPAVSEWSFRGKFPQQAELRSAHRRAFNDRFLCLYDHPFNDKTEGGYGHIESFSKGVPVDGTYEVLVRVKAMHRDTPYSDQAVKIDLEEPFRLGIRPGDTRIGDLPHRQPIQPLLAESVVPDDDFEWIRFEVPLDRGFVPRFTFENGMHDVRGSYARIYRMHRDLLPEKIRNTAGIFLQRIALISEGKIPHLRLEEVKIRGPIDRSWPTASQQALFGLEAFGEESWGEAKVRDRIQAFATRAYRRPVTETEVAELMAFYDSRQALGLSSRLAYADTVKAMLCSAAFLYFQTPDAESGQLSEYALAERLAYFLTSSMPDATLRRLADEAKLNDPETLRQQTRRLLAAEESDAFVADFLDNWLDLRSLGSMPPDPREFAFFYAGDLQVDMKRETRMFFRDLIDRDDSLTELLTASHSFLNRDLAKLYGVVDAFPSEQATEFRRFDFEKSSGQGPLGRGGLLGQASILTVSANGIETSPVTRGVWLLENILGTPTPPPPDDVPTIEPDTRGAKTIRDQLLKHRENATCFQCHRKIDPLGFAMEGFDAIGQSRKVYNTKPRRPIDISGELPGGAKFEGVEGLKRQLIERQDFVARTVTERLLMHALGRRIEPSDRAAVDAILMPLKEEGYPMAQLIESIVTSDLFRR; the protein is encoded by the coding sequence ATGTTGTCTCCGCACCTGTTTCGATGGTTGATCGCCTGCGCTCTGCTGCATTCCTGGTGCGGAGTCCAGGCGGAGGGAGCACAACGGATCGACCCGGTAGGTTTCCTGGAAAGCTACTGCATTGATTGTCACACCACCGACGATCCAGCCGGGGAACGAGACTTGGAATCGTTGAACCTTGGCGAATCAGATTTCGACACTCAGTTGTTGTTGCAGGAAGCGATCGATGAGCTGACGCTTCGTTCGATGCCGCCTGAGGATGGGGACCAACCATCCCAGGAAGAACGCTTGGCAGCGATCGACGCGTTGACACAGCGTTTGACTCAGATGCGACAGGAGGTGACCAGCACGAACGGCCGCACGGTCTTGCGACGGCTCACTCGCCGCGAATACCGCGAGACGGTGGCGAATCTTTTGAACATCGACATGACCATGTTTGATCCGACCTTGGAGTTTCCAGCGGACAATCTGTCGGCGCACTTTGACAACGTGGGTGACACGTTGGTGATGTCGGGGCATCTGTTGGAACGGTACCTCGATGCGGCGGACCAGTGCGTCACCAAAGCGATGGGGCCCAGCGAGCGTCCCGCTGTGAGTGAATGGTCGTTTCGTGGGAAGTTCCCGCAGCAAGCGGAATTGAGGTCCGCACATCGTCGCGCCTTCAACGATCGATTTTTGTGTCTCTACGACCATCCGTTCAATGACAAAACCGAGGGTGGTTACGGCCACATCGAGTCTTTCTCCAAGGGCGTTCCGGTTGATGGCACCTATGAAGTTTTGGTGCGGGTCAAAGCGATGCACCGCGACACGCCGTACAGTGATCAAGCGGTCAAGATTGATTTGGAGGAACCATTCCGCCTGGGCATCCGGCCGGGCGACACGCGAATTGGTGACCTGCCTCACCGGCAACCGATTCAGCCTTTGCTAGCCGAATCGGTGGTGCCCGACGACGATTTTGAGTGGATCCGATTCGAAGTCCCGCTCGATCGCGGGTTTGTGCCACGCTTCACCTTTGAAAATGGCATGCATGATGTGCGTGGTTCTTACGCTCGGATCTACCGGATGCACCGCGATTTGTTGCCAGAGAAGATTCGCAACACCGCCGGTATCTTTCTACAGCGCATCGCGCTGATCAGCGAGGGAAAGATCCCACACCTGCGTCTCGAAGAGGTCAAAATTCGCGGGCCGATCGACCGTTCATGGCCCACGGCGAGTCAGCAGGCGTTGTTCGGTCTCGAGGCGTTCGGGGAAGAATCTTGGGGCGAAGCGAAGGTGCGAGATCGGATTCAAGCCTTCGCCACGCGAGCCTATCGACGTCCCGTCACTGAAACCGAGGTCGCGGAATTGATGGCGTTCTACGATTCACGCCAGGCGTTGGGGCTTTCGTCTCGGTTGGCTTACGCTGACACCGTCAAAGCGATGTTGTGCAGCGCTGCGTTCTTGTACTTTCAAACACCGGACGCCGAGAGCGGGCAACTGTCCGAGTATGCGTTGGCGGAACGATTGGCGTACTTTCTGACATCGAGCATGCCCGATGCAACGCTTCGTCGATTGGCGGACGAGGCCAAACTGAACGATCCTGAAACGCTGCGTCAACAAACGCGACGGCTGTTGGCTGCCGAGGAATCCGATGCGTTTGTCGCCGACTTCCTGGACAACTGGTTGGATCTTCGCTCGCTTGGATCCATGCCGCCTGACCCCCGTGAGTTCGCGTTCTTCTACGCGGGTGATCTGCAAGTTGACATGAAACGTGAGACGCGGATGTTCTTCCGTGACCTGATCGACCGAGACGATTCGTTGACCGAATTGCTCACCGCGTCGCACTCGTTTCTCAACCGTGATCTGGCAAAACTGTACGGGGTCGTTGATGCGTTTCCGAGCGAACAGGCGACCGAATTTCGTCGTTTTGATTTCGAGAAGTCGTCTGGTCAGGGACCATTGGGGCGAGGTGGTTTGTTGGGCCAAGCCAGCATCCTGACGGTCTCGGCCAATGGGATTGAAACGTCACCGGTGACGCGAGGGGTGTGGTTGCTAGAAAACATTCTTGGGACGCCCACTCCACCACCGCCCGACGATGTGCCAACGATCGAACCGGACACGCGAGGAGCCAAGACGATCCGTGATCAACTGTTGAAGCATCGCGAGAATGCGACTTGCTTTCAGTGTCACCGGAAGATCGACCCGCTTGGATTTGCAATGGAGGGCTTCGACGCGATTGGTCAGTCACGGAAGGTTTACAACACCAAGCCGCGACGCCCGATCGACATCTCTGGCGAACTGCCGGGCGGAGCCAAGTTTGAGGGGGTCGAAGGTTTGAAGCGGCAACTGATCGAGCGGCAGGACTTCGTCGCCCGGACGGTGACGGAACGCTTGCTGATGCACGCCTTGGGCAGGCGAATCGAACCATCCGACCGAGCGGCGGTCGACGCGATTCTGATGCCCCTCAAAGAGGAGGGCTATCCAATGGCTCAGCTGATCGAATCCATCGTGACCAGCGATCTGTTTCGTCGCTGA
- a CDS encoding DUF1552 domain-containing protein, producing MNSFSRRNVLRAAGVSVGLPAFASLPVSKTSAQVVQGESAGASSTKAKRRMVCIGNMLGFYPDAFWPQQPAENLSSSSKRLSNGLIEHRQMRFGESSQSLAEIEDQLTVISGLDHGLKGGHFAIHAFLSGVRQIDAHTMPLANITLDQFAAQSISGQTRFPTLTIGSESGIHGGCQLSWTRSGTRVPPIPGPQQLFETLFVGTDPKQKQAAADRIGLQNSILDLVHGSAKEIEKQLDRQDQQKLDEYLTSVRDVEQRLALRRSWFDVPKPDAPFDQPKNRNLVEDLPLLYDLIVLALQTDSTRIATLEIGGDFNPNDLGIKGGYHALSHHGKRQENIDKLIAIERYQVEQFTRFIDKLANTNDEHGPLLDQTSVLFGSGMGNANSHTNSNLPLVMAGGGGKQGRWLAFDEQANDRPPLTNLYVSLLQDFGVETDSFATSTGTLRGWA from the coding sequence ATGAATTCGTTTTCTCGACGAAATGTTTTGCGTGCCGCGGGTGTTTCGGTGGGCTTGCCGGCGTTTGCATCGCTGCCGGTCTCAAAGACTTCTGCGCAAGTGGTCCAAGGGGAATCCGCAGGGGCCAGTTCGACGAAAGCCAAGCGACGCATGGTCTGCATCGGCAACATGCTGGGGTTCTATCCCGACGCCTTTTGGCCCCAGCAGCCAGCTGAAAATTTGTCCTCGTCCAGCAAGCGGTTGAGCAACGGTTTGATCGAACACCGGCAAATGCGGTTTGGTGAATCCAGCCAGTCGCTCGCCGAAATCGAAGATCAGTTGACCGTGATCTCGGGTTTGGACCATGGGCTCAAAGGCGGCCACTTCGCGATCCACGCGTTCTTGTCAGGTGTTCGCCAGATCGATGCGCATACGATGCCGTTGGCCAACATCACGCTCGATCAATTTGCGGCCCAATCCATCTCAGGTCAAACGCGATTCCCGACGCTGACGATTGGAAGTGAATCGGGGATTCACGGCGGATGCCAGCTTTCTTGGACGCGCAGTGGAACGCGAGTCCCACCGATCCCCGGACCACAGCAGTTGTTTGAAACGCTGTTCGTGGGGACGGACCCGAAGCAGAAACAAGCCGCCGCCGACCGCATTGGACTTCAAAATTCGATCTTGGACTTGGTTCACGGAAGTGCCAAAGAAATTGAGAAGCAACTCGACCGGCAGGATCAGCAGAAGCTCGATGAATACCTGACGTCGGTTCGTGACGTGGAGCAACGACTTGCCCTGCGAAGGAGTTGGTTCGATGTGCCGAAGCCTGATGCTCCGTTCGACCAGCCCAAGAATCGCAATCTCGTGGAGGATTTGCCGTTGCTGTACGACCTGATCGTGTTGGCTTTGCAAACCGATTCCACTCGCATCGCGACGCTCGAGATCGGTGGTGATTTCAATCCCAACGATCTGGGAATCAAAGGTGGCTACCACGCATTGTCGCATCATGGAAAGCGCCAAGAGAACATCGACAAACTGATTGCAATCGAACGCTATCAAGTCGAACAGTTCACTCGCTTCATCGACAAACTTGCCAACACCAACGATGAACATGGGCCGTTGCTCGATCAAACCTCGGTTCTGTTTGGAAGCGGGATGGGCAATGCCAACTCGCACACCAACAGCAATTTGCCGCTCGTGATGGCCGGCGGTGGCGGAAAGCAGGGGCGGTGGCTCGCGTTTGATGAACAGGCGAACGATCGTCCACCGCTGACCAATCTGTACGTCTCCCTGTTGCAGGATTTTGGTGTCGAAACGGATTCGTTCGCGACCAGCACCGGGACACTCCGAGGTTGGGCCTGA
- a CDS encoding cold shock domain-containing protein → MNRPRTDHSDDTEKPFRIQKRRLGRIKVIKPEGEYGFIDSDDFREDVFFHFKAWEASNGETFDVDSYVEFELDDDQFDDTKRLRAKVFRPTDRPDGKKLSARDATFDLVFHHPKARRRRPTWRDNQS, encoded by the coding sequence ATGAACCGACCTCGAACAGACCACTCCGACGACACTGAAAAGCCGTTTCGCATCCAGAAACGCCGCTTGGGCCGAATCAAAGTCATCAAGCCCGAGGGCGAATATGGCTTCATCGATTCCGACGACTTCCGGGAAGATGTCTTCTTCCACTTCAAAGCGTGGGAAGCCAGCAACGGCGAGACCTTCGACGTCGACTCCTACGTCGAATTCGAACTGGACGATGACCAATTCGATGACACCAAACGTCTGCGTGCCAAAGTCTTCCGACCGACGGATCGTCCCGACGGCAAAAAACTGTCCGCCCGCGACGCGACGTTCGATCTGGTGTTCCACCACCCCAAAGCTCGCCGGCGACGCCCGACTTGGCGTGACAACCAGTCCTGA
- a CDS encoding helix-turn-helix transcriptional regulator, with protein MATSSSTSESTSDPTGERPISVVTSRAQTAVNAAVVRSVDRELLLCLRSGEPKAIGDLTKQLGVTATAVRQRVERLLEVGLIAREKVVAGRGRPTYHYVLTPAGYRRAGADATELAEAMWAEIVAISEEDTREKLISAIASRLGRQFAAALQGDVDGVAVHDENKPACSCQKNGGDEDTFQERMQRLTSMLQTKEISASLIEVTSQLDGVLPVLDIEACPYPSLTAAAGDRSMCRLEEQMLSEALGEDVHLSSCRMDGDSCCQFSTKSDNDTNSTSNSEPG; from the coding sequence ATGGCAACGTCTTCTTCCACCTCTGAATCGACTTCCGACCCGACGGGCGAGCGTCCTATTTCGGTGGTGACATCGCGGGCCCAAACGGCGGTCAACGCGGCGGTGGTTCGGAGTGTGGATCGGGAGTTGTTGCTGTGTCTTCGCAGTGGTGAACCGAAGGCGATTGGTGATTTGACAAAGCAATTGGGCGTGACCGCGACGGCGGTTCGACAACGTGTCGAACGGTTGCTCGAGGTTGGGTTGATCGCCCGAGAGAAAGTCGTCGCTGGTCGTGGTCGGCCGACCTACCACTACGTGTTGACGCCCGCTGGTTATCGCCGAGCGGGTGCTGACGCGACCGAATTGGCGGAGGCCATGTGGGCGGAGATCGTTGCAATTTCCGAAGAGGACACTCGCGAAAAATTGATTTCTGCGATCGCTTCTCGATTGGGGCGTCAATTTGCCGCGGCATTGCAAGGCGATGTCGATGGTGTGGCGGTTCACGACGAAAACAAACCGGCGTGTTCCTGTCAGAAAAATGGCGGCGACGAAGATACGTTCCAAGAACGAATGCAGCGATTGACGTCGATGCTGCAAACGAAGGAGATTTCCGCCTCCCTGATCGAGGTGACGTCTCAACTCGACGGTGTCCTTCCTGTTTTGGACATCGAGGCATGTCCGTATCCGAGTTTGACCGCTGCGGCGGGCGACCGGTCGATGTGCCGACTCGAAGAACAAATGTTGTCCGAAGCTTTGGGCGAAGACGTTCATCTGAGCAGTTGCCGGATGGATGGCGACTCGTGTTGCCAATTTTCGACCAAATCCGACAACGACACCAATTCAACCTCCAATTCCGAACCGGGTTGA
- the pdxH gene encoding pyridoxamine 5'-phosphate oxidase yields MSDFIPPAMDQMRKNYSLGGLHEKDAKRDPLVQFQCWFEEALEDVPSWFEPNAMTLSTSDSDGEITSRIVLLKGVEEKKFLFYTNYDSTKGTQMRANPRVSLCLFWPHCQRQVRIQGTVDKVSREMSEKYFHSRPRDSQLGAHVSQQSATIESRDALEATLDELKARFPEGTQIPLPENWGGYAVTPMSFEFWQGRPSRLHDRLVYQRENAASDEWTIKRLSP; encoded by the coding sequence ATGAGCGATTTCATCCCACCCGCGATGGACCAGATGCGAAAAAACTATTCCTTGGGGGGGCTGCATGAAAAAGACGCCAAACGTGACCCCTTGGTTCAGTTTCAATGCTGGTTTGAAGAGGCTCTGGAGGATGTGCCCAGCTGGTTCGAACCCAACGCGATGACTTTGTCGACAAGCGATTCAGACGGCGAAATCACCAGCCGGATCGTTCTTTTGAAGGGCGTGGAGGAGAAAAAGTTCCTCTTCTACACCAATTACGACTCGACCAAGGGAACGCAAATGCGAGCCAACCCGCGAGTTTCGCTGTGCCTGTTCTGGCCACATTGCCAGCGTCAGGTCCGAATCCAAGGAACGGTGGACAAGGTTTCGCGAGAAATGTCGGAGAAGTACTTTCATTCCCGCCCCCGCGACAGCCAGCTTGGTGCGCACGTGAGTCAGCAGTCGGCGACCATCGAATCTCGCGACGCCTTGGAAGCCACACTGGACGAGCTGAAGGCTCGCTTTCCCGAGGGCACCCAGATCCCATTGCCCGAGAACTGGGGCGGTTACGCGGTGACGCCAATGTCCTTTGAGTTCTGGCAAGGACGACCCAGTCGACTGCACGATCGGTTGGTTTACCAACGCGAAAACGCAGCCTCCGACGAATGGACGATCAAGCGTCTCTCGCCCTGA
- a CDS encoding YqgE/AlgH family protein, which yields MQNVQTGDLLVSSTLVDGTALNQAVCLLVHEDVEHAIGLMLNRPMQAMAGAIAVQAQDSETPKIPRWKSEEKGEALELDAVVDQQPDAPEIPDPEASAVMIPGDQKDQLTQQLIAGKLSNGSPLHFGGPLSGPIVAVHSTRELAEAETGEGIFVAAQRENLEALLKSDQLPYRLIVGHLGWTAEQLENEIEQGIWHRIPATSDVLNADDATMWPRMIRRATANSVARWLDTTDVPGSAELN from the coding sequence ATGCAAAACGTGCAAACGGGTGATTTGCTGGTCAGCTCGACATTGGTCGATGGCACCGCGCTCAACCAAGCGGTTTGCCTGTTGGTCCATGAAGATGTGGAACACGCGATCGGGTTGATGCTCAACCGCCCCATGCAAGCGATGGCGGGTGCCATCGCGGTCCAAGCCCAAGACAGTGAAACGCCGAAAATTCCGCGGTGGAAGTCGGAAGAGAAGGGCGAGGCTCTCGAACTGGATGCTGTCGTCGATCAGCAACCGGATGCACCCGAAATCCCCGATCCGGAGGCGTCTGCGGTGATGATTCCGGGCGATCAAAAGGACCAACTGACCCAGCAACTCATCGCGGGAAAGCTCTCCAATGGATCGCCGCTGCACTTTGGCGGCCCGCTTTCAGGGCCGATTGTCGCGGTGCACTCCACCCGTGAATTGGCAGAAGCCGAAACGGGCGAGGGCATCTTCGTCGCCGCACAACGTGAAAACCTGGAGGCGTTGCTGAAGTCCGATCAACTTCCCTACCGCTTGATCGTGGGGCACCTGGGTTGGACTGCTGAACAACTCGAAAACGAGATTGAGCAGGGCATTTGGCACCGAATTCCTGCCACTTCGGACGTGCTGAACGCCGATGATGCGACGATGTGGCCCCGCATGATCCGTCGAGCCACGGCAAATTCAGTCGCTCGTTGGCTGGATACGACTGACGTTCCTGGATCGGCCGAGTTAAACTGA
- the sufC gene encoding Fe-S cluster assembly ATPase SufC: protein MNHILKIENLHVSVGDKPILRGVNLTINHGETHALMGPNGSGKSTLGLAIMGHPGYTVTDGSITLDGEDVLAMAPDERARAGIFMAFQRPMAIPGVKMADFLRHATTNVRNPDRKEGEELIPMREFRKELKEKMAHLRMDVEFARRYVNDGFSGGEMKRAEILQLAMLQPKFAVLDETDSGLDADAVRLASESIADIGREKMGLLIITHHDKLLVHNPPEYTHVMLGGRLVETGGKELAVELHEHGYDRIRKSYPEAEAVNQEMLAEETAV, encoded by the coding sequence ATGAATCACATCCTGAAAATCGAAAACCTGCACGTTTCCGTCGGCGACAAACCGATTCTGCGTGGCGTGAACCTGACGATCAATCACGGCGAGACACACGCCTTGATGGGCCCCAACGGCAGCGGCAAAAGCACGCTGGGTTTGGCGATCATGGGTCACCCCGGTTACACCGTGACCGACGGCAGCATCACGTTGGACGGCGAAGATGTCTTGGCGATGGCACCCGACGAGCGTGCTCGGGCTGGCATCTTCATGGCGTTCCAACGCCCGATGGCGATCCCCGGCGTGAAGATGGCTGACTTCCTTCGGCACGCAACGACCAACGTTCGCAACCCAGACCGCAAGGAAGGCGAAGAGCTGATTCCGATGCGAGAGTTCCGCAAGGAACTGAAGGAAAAGATGGCTCACCTGCGAATGGATGTCGAGTTCGCCCGCCGGTATGTCAACGATGGTTTTTCTGGCGGCGAAATGAAGCGAGCTGAGATCCTTCAACTCGCCATGCTGCAACCCAAATTCGCGGTCCTCGATGAAACGGACTCGGGCTTGGATGCCGACGCGGTGCGTTTGGCCAGCGAATCGATCGCTGACATCGGTCGCGAAAAGATGGGACTGTTGATCATCACGCACCACGACAAGTTGTTGGTGCACAACCCACCGGAATACACGCACGTGATGCTCGGTGGCCGCCTGGTTGAAACTGGCGGCAAAGAATTGGCCGTGGAATTGCACGAGCATGGTTACGACCGAATTCGCAAGTCGTACCCCGAAGCCGAAGCCGTCAACCAAGAAATGTTGGCCGAAGAAACCGCGGTCTGA
- a CDS encoding glucose 1-dehydrogenase — protein MDFLMKAVAVRPGTPNSVHMQEIARPSVDQVADGLGVLVKVLKVGVDATDREINDALYGNAPDGDDYLVIGHECFGVVEAVGENVKRVKPGDFVTATVRRPGNSIYDLIGTNDMTSEETYYERGINLRHGFLTEYFVDEEEYIVRVPQGLQHLHVLQEPMSCAAKAVHQAYEAQRRMKVWNPKVAYVLGAGQIGLLTTLVLKLRGLEVFTLARGEAPNLKAEIVEGMESTYVSTAQTSMSELVAKTGRPDLIVDATGFSPLAFEAMEHIGHNGVVVWTGITGGERKTEVPSDKINIEWVLGNKLLLGSVNANRGHFEMGIRDLALGDMMFPGVLEKILTNPVEGLDNFQEMMRLLVEDKDALKVFVNVASA, from the coding sequence GTGGATTTTTTGATGAAAGCCGTCGCGGTCAGGCCAGGGACTCCCAACAGTGTTCACATGCAAGAGATCGCTCGCCCATCGGTCGACCAAGTCGCCGACGGCCTGGGTGTGCTGGTCAAAGTCTTGAAGGTTGGCGTCGACGCGACGGACCGGGAAATCAATGACGCGTTGTACGGCAACGCTCCCGATGGCGACGATTACTTGGTCATCGGCCACGAGTGCTTTGGCGTCGTCGAAGCCGTTGGCGAAAACGTCAAACGAGTCAAACCGGGCGACTTCGTGACCGCCACGGTTCGCCGTCCTGGGAATTCGATCTATGACTTGATCGGCACCAACGACATGACCAGCGAAGAAACCTACTACGAGCGTGGGATCAATCTGCGTCATGGTTTCTTGACCGAGTACTTCGTCGACGAAGAGGAATACATCGTTCGCGTGCCACAAGGTCTGCAGCACCTGCACGTGTTGCAAGAACCAATGAGCTGCGCCGCCAAAGCGGTTCACCAAGCCTACGAAGCTCAACGCCGGATGAAAGTCTGGAACCCCAAGGTCGCTTACGTCCTGGGTGCCGGACAAATCGGTTTGCTGACCACGTTGGTGCTGAAGCTTCGCGGACTGGAAGTCTTCACGCTCGCCCGCGGAGAAGCTCCCAACCTGAAAGCTGAAATTGTCGAAGGAATGGAATCGACCTACGTCAGCACCGCGCAAACATCCATGTCGGAGTTGGTCGCCAAGACCGGTCGCCCCGATTTGATCGTCGATGCAACGGGCTTCAGCCCGCTGGCGTTCGAAGCGATGGAACACATCGGTCACAACGGCGTTGTGGTTTGGACCGGCATCACCGGTGGCGAACGCAAGACCGAAGTTCCTTCGGACAAGATCAACATCGAATGGGTGCTCGGCAACAAGCTTCTGCTCGGCAGCGTCAACGCCAACCGCGGCCACTTCGAAATGGGCATCCGTGACTTGGCACTTGGCGACATGATGTTCCCTGGTGTACTGGAAAAGATCCTGACCAATCCGGTCGAAGGCCTGGACAACTTCCAAGAGATGATGCGTTTGTTGGTCGAAGACAAAGATGCCTTGAAGGTGTTCGTCAATGTCGCATCCGCGTGA
- a CDS encoding D-2-hydroxyacid dehydrogenase has translation MSHPRERLPLNEIDSVRRVVLCYPALPRHIEQLEATLADLKADPNCQLNHDVEVVDAGQERIDELLPTADIFIGHAKVPVDWDRVLAAGRLGWIQSSAAGLDHCLVPGVIANPNIMVSSASGLFAPQVAEQTFALLFGVLRRIGLFERARPKREFIRLPTDDLRGKTVGIVGLGGNGRAIAAKLAPWDVRLIATDYYPEDCPPEVETLWPAERVNDLFAACDIVILTLPLNSSTRKWIGAEQIAAMKPGGYLINVARGQVLDEDALVNALQSGHLAGAGVDVTYTEPLPEDSPLWDDPNVLITPHVGAQSARRVDDSNDLACVNLRRYFHGETIINRVDKNLGFPHPHDSHAAWVRSQS, from the coding sequence ATGTCGCATCCGCGTGAACGATTGCCGCTCAATGAGATCGACTCGGTTCGCCGAGTCGTCTTGTGCTACCCCGCCCTGCCGCGACACATCGAGCAACTCGAAGCAACGCTCGCGGATTTGAAGGCGGACCCGAACTGCCAACTGAACCACGACGTCGAAGTCGTGGACGCAGGGCAGGAACGCATCGACGAACTGCTTCCCACCGCAGACATCTTCATCGGGCACGCCAAGGTCCCGGTGGATTGGGATCGCGTCTTGGCGGCGGGTCGTTTGGGATGGATTCAATCCAGCGCCGCTGGGCTGGATCACTGCCTTGTTCCCGGCGTGATCGCGAATCCGAACATCATGGTCAGCAGTGCGTCGGGGCTGTTTGCACCCCAAGTCGCCGAGCAGACCTTTGCGCTATTGTTCGGCGTTTTACGTCGCATCGGGCTGTTTGAACGAGCCCGTCCGAAACGCGAATTCATTCGGCTTCCCACCGATGACCTGCGTGGCAAAACCGTCGGCATCGTTGGACTGGGCGGCAACGGACGCGCCATCGCCGCCAAGCTTGCACCGTGGGACGTTCGTCTGATCGCGACCGATTACTACCCCGAAGATTGCCCACCCGAAGTGGAAACGCTGTGGCCAGCCGAACGCGTCAATGACTTGTTCGCCGCTTGCGACATCGTGATCCTGACGCTGCCATTGAACTCATCGACTCGCAAGTGGATCGGCGCCGAACAGATTGCCGCGATGAAACCGGGTGGCTACCTGATCAACGTCGCTCGCGGTCAAGTGCTCGACGAAGATGCCTTGGTCAACGCGCTGCAAAGCGGCCACTTGGCGGGTGCGGGTGTCGATGTGACCTACACCGAACCGTTGCCCGAAGACAGCCCGTTGTGGGACGACCCGAACGTGTTGATCACGCCGCACGTCGGCGCTCAATCCGCTCGCCGAGTGGATGACTCCAACGATCTGGCTTGCGTCAATCTGCGACGTTACTTTCACGGCGAAACGATCATCAACCGAGTCGACAAGAACCTCGGATTCCCTCATCCCCATGACTCGCACGCCGCCTGGGTTCGATCGCAATCATGA